Proteins encoded together in one Acidobacteriota bacterium window:
- a CDS encoding glycosyltransferase → MAIAIHQVLATLGYGDAIGNEVLGIQRVLRAAGYESEIFVQTADPRLEDLTLDYRDLVDASHPDNILFHHFSIGSRASRVAYALPERMALVYHNITPPEYFVDIHKELVQLCFRGRRELALYRDRCDLALGDSEYNRQELADLGFPVTGVLPVVPGFSHLSGPANYVHAGQFDDDWVNVLFVGRVIPNKKFEDVIRSFQAYKKWFNPRSRLLLVGAQSGFERYLTLLHQFIADCGVSDVHFTGHVSNEELTAYYELADVFLCASEHEGFCVPLIEAFHMGVPVIAYAATAVPATMDGAGILYSDKHPVAVAALVNAVVEDRAMRERILDGQDAALDRLEARDFDGTLLAFVDQLLATPRRPHPPVAFDFWDQVQLAEEFAEIKAYRPSAFLALPAEPSGTGSREPGTEQPADSRLPTPDSRP, encoded by the coding sequence GTGGCGATCGCGATTCACCAGGTGCTCGCGACGCTCGGCTACGGCGACGCGATCGGCAACGAGGTGCTGGGGATTCAGCGCGTCTTGCGGGCGGCCGGGTACGAGTCGGAGATCTTTGTTCAGACCGCTGACCCGCGGCTCGAGGACCTGACGCTCGACTACCGGGACCTGGTGGATGCGAGCCACCCCGACAACATCCTGTTTCACCATTTCTCGATCGGCTCGCGGGCATCGCGCGTGGCCTATGCACTGCCCGAGCGGATGGCGCTCGTGTATCACAACATCACGCCGCCGGAATACTTCGTCGACATCCACAAGGAGCTGGTGCAGTTGTGCTTTCGCGGACGGCGCGAGCTGGCGCTCTACCGAGACCGCTGCGACCTGGCGCTGGGCGATTCGGAGTACAACCGCCAGGAGCTCGCGGACCTCGGCTTCCCGGTCACCGGGGTGCTGCCGGTCGTGCCCGGGTTCAGCCACCTGAGTGGCCCCGCTAATTACGTGCACGCCGGGCAGTTTGACGATGACTGGGTCAACGTGTTGTTCGTCGGGCGCGTGATTCCCAACAAGAAGTTCGAGGACGTCATCCGCTCGTTCCAGGCGTACAAGAAGTGGTTCAATCCGCGATCGCGCCTGCTGCTCGTGGGCGCCCAGTCGGGCTTCGAGCGTTACCTGACGCTGCTGCATCAGTTCATCGCCGACTGCGGCGTCTCGGACGTCCACTTCACCGGCCACGTGTCCAACGAGGAGCTGACGGCCTATTACGAACTGGCGGATGTCTTCCTGTGCGCCAGCGAGCACGAGGGCTTTTGCGTGCCCCTGATCGAGGCCTTCCACATGGGCGTGCCGGTGATCGCGTATGCCGCCACCGCGGTGCCGGCCACCATGGATGGGGCCGGCATCCTGTACTCGGACAAGCATCCGGTGGCGGTCGCGGCGCTCGTCAACGCGGTGGTCGAGGATCGCGCCATGCGCGAGCGCATTCTTGACGGCCAGGACGCGGCGCTCGATCGCCTCGAAGCCAGGGACTTCGACGGCACGCTGCTCGCCTTCGTGGATCAGCTGCTCGCCACGCCGCGCCGTCCCCACCCGCCGGTGGCGTTCGACTTCTGGGATCAAGTGCAGCTGGCCGAAGAGTTCGCCGAGATCAAGGCCTACCGCCCGTCGGCCTTCCTGGCGTTGCCCGCCGAACCCTCGGGAACCGGGAGTCGGGAACCGGGAACCGAGCAGCCCGCCGACTCCCGACTCCCGACTCCCGACTCCCGGCCATGA
- a CDS encoding glycosyltransferase: MIVNQWVPAAHRGDAIGDSARRVRGLLRGLGHESEIYAMTMDDDLRGDVRDWTDPAAGSGDLTIFHFALVSPMTAAFARLPRGRVLQYHNVTPAHFFAGYDANIFRLCALSREDLKSLVGHTDVALGDSEYNRQELEDMGFTNTGVFPIAIDTGRITAAPRRPALEAVLRTDGFLNFLFVGRIAPNKRIEDHIKLAEHYKRYVDESYRFIFVGRTDAVPRYFNTIQALLAQYRMPPGRFLFTGPVPDEDLATYYRMASVYISLSEHEGFCVPLLEAMAADVPVLAYSSTAVPDTLGGAGVQFAPKDLEYAAELLGELAYNDTLRAQVIAGQRARLNDFGDARICRELERLTS, encoded by the coding sequence ATGATCGTGAATCAATGGGTGCCCGCCGCCCATCGGGGCGATGCGATCGGCGATTCGGCGCGCCGCGTGCGGGGACTGCTGCGCGGACTCGGCCACGAATCAGAGATCTACGCCATGACGATGGACGACGACCTGCGTGGCGATGTGCGGGACTGGACCGATCCGGCGGCCGGGTCGGGCGACCTCACGATTTTTCATTTCGCGCTCGTCTCGCCGATGACGGCGGCCTTCGCCAGGCTGCCCCGCGGACGCGTGCTGCAGTACCACAACGTGACGCCGGCGCACTTTTTCGCGGGCTACGATGCGAATATCTTCCGGCTGTGCGCGCTCAGCCGCGAGGACTTGAAGTCGCTGGTCGGCCATACCGACGTCGCGCTCGGCGACTCGGAGTACAACCGGCAGGAACTCGAGGACATGGGTTTCACCAACACCGGTGTCTTCCCCATCGCCATCGACACCGGTCGGATCACGGCGGCCCCGCGGCGCCCCGCGCTCGAGGCGGTGCTCAGGACCGACGGCTTCCTCAATTTCCTGTTCGTGGGCCGGATTGCTCCGAACAAGAGAATCGAAGACCACATCAAGCTCGCGGAGCACTACAAGCGCTACGTGGACGAGTCGTATCGCTTCATCTTCGTCGGCCGCACCGACGCCGTGCCGCGCTATTTCAACACTATTCAGGCCCTGCTGGCCCAGTACCGCATGCCGCCGGGCCGCTTCCTGTTCACCGGACCGGTGCCCGATGAAGACCTTGCCACTTACTACCGCATGGCCAGTGTCTACATCTCGCTCTCCGAGCACGAGGGGTTCTGTGTCCCCCTGCTCGAGGCCATGGCCGCCGATGTGCCCGTCCTCGCCTATTCCTCCACCGCCGTTCCCGACACGCTCGGCGGAGCCGGCGTGCAGTTTGCGCCGAAAGACCTCGAATACGCCGCCGAGCTCCTGGGGGAGCTCGCCTACAACGACACGCTCAGGGCCCAGGTGATAGCCGGACAGCGCGCCCGCCTGAATGACTTTGGCGACGCCCGGATCTGCCGCGAGCTCGAAAGGCTGACATCGTGA
- a CDS encoding glycosyltransferase family 4 protein, with protein sequence MKIAFIVQRYGAEILGGSEYHCRLIAERLAAKHEVEVLTTCARDYITWENEYPEGTDRIRGVTVRRFKNAKTRDINAFNQYSDWIFHHPHTREDEMSWLEQQGPWCPQLIEYLNKHHRQYDAMIFFTYLYAPTVLGLAVDPARSILVPTAHDEPAIHLGIYREMFAKPSAVAFNTEVEKNFLKTTFEFRAAAEETVGCGVDLLQDGAQADEPEPEDEDEIHKRLPQHLRTRGAQFRRRHRLQGQFLLYGGRIDAGKGCEELIEYFTSYKEQGGEAALTLMGVKLMQLPEVPWVRFAGLLSERERLQALEAATIVVVPSPFESLSLLALEAMAVGTPILCNARSEVLVDHCEKSNAGLYYANREEFLECTKLLLADERMRDRMGRNGKEYIKRNYRWDVILSKYDRLIGSLRR encoded by the coding sequence GTGAAGATTGCATTCATCGTTCAACGCTACGGCGCCGAGATTCTCGGCGGTTCCGAATATCACTGCCGGTTGATTGCCGAGCGGCTGGCCGCCAAGCACGAGGTCGAGGTGCTGACCACCTGTGCCCGCGACTACATCACCTGGGAGAACGAATACCCGGAGGGCACCGACCGCATTCGCGGCGTCACGGTGCGGCGGTTCAAGAACGCGAAGACCCGCGACATCAACGCCTTTAACCAGTACTCAGACTGGATCTTCCATCACCCGCACACGCGGGAAGACGAAATGTCGTGGCTCGAGCAGCAGGGCCCGTGGTGCCCGCAGCTGATTGAGTACCTGAACAAGCATCACCGGCAATACGACGCGATGATCTTCTTCACTTACCTGTATGCGCCGACGGTGCTGGGCCTGGCGGTCGATCCGGCGCGCAGCATCCTGGTGCCGACCGCGCACGACGAGCCGGCCATTCACCTTGGCATCTACCGCGAGATGTTCGCCAAGCCGTCGGCGGTCGCCTTCAATACCGAGGTCGAAAAGAACTTCCTGAAGACCACGTTCGAGTTCCGCGCGGCGGCCGAAGAGACCGTCGGCTGCGGCGTGGACCTGCTGCAGGACGGCGCCCAGGCGGACGAGCCGGAGCCGGAAGACGAGGACGAGATTCACAAGCGCCTGCCGCAGCACCTGCGGACGCGCGGTGCGCAGTTCCGCCGGCGGCACCGGCTGCAGGGCCAGTTCCTGCTCTACGGCGGCCGCATCGACGCCGGCAAGGGCTGCGAGGAACTGATCGAGTACTTCACCAGCTACAAGGAACAGGGCGGCGAAGCGGCCCTGACCCTGATGGGCGTGAAGCTGATGCAGCTGCCCGAGGTGCCGTGGGTCCGCTTTGCCGGCCTGCTCTCGGAGCGCGAGCGCCTCCAGGCCCTCGAAGCCGCCACCATCGTCGTCGTTCCCTCCCCGTTCGAGAGCCTGTCACTGCTGGCGCTCGAGGCCATGGCGGTGGGCACGCCGATCCTGTGTAACGCGCGCTCGGAAGTGCTGGTGGACCACTGCGAGAAGAGCAACGCCGGGTTGTACTACGCCAACCGGGAAGAGTTCCTGGAGTGCACCAAGCTGTTGCTGGCCGACGAGCGGATGCGCGATCGCATGGGCCGCAACGGCAAGGAGTACATCAAGCGCAACTACCGGTGGGACGTGATCCTGTCGAAGTATGACCGCCTGATCGGGTCGCTGCGCCGATGA